In Lonchura striata isolate bLonStr1 chromosome 3, bLonStr1.mat, whole genome shotgun sequence, the sequence CTACAAGGATTTGTCCAGTCTTTCCAAAGTTTTCCACCTCTTTCTCAACTGTAGAAGATAAAGCAATAGATCTGGGGTTTTAACAAGGCTTTTTACCTAGAGTTACTCCTCATAGACAGTAATGTTTCTCAGTACACTGTTTTCCATTTCCTGTTtgtggggggttttgttttttgttggtttgatgtTTTTTGCCAATGAAAGTTACTTTAAAATATAGGTTTTATTAATGTTCTTATTCAGGGTGCTACAAAAGATATCACATGCCACAATAGAGCTTTCCTAGAAGATGATGGTTTTGTGATGGTAAATTATGTGATGGTAATCCCATGCACATacatatggaaaaataaaaaaagggaaaatttaaaaaggctGTTGAGGAAATCTAGATGAAAATTGTAATGAATTAACAGGAAATAAGATAGCAGCCCATATCCTTTTTGGATGGACATAACAATATTTGCATATATAAAAATGCTAGAGGCaagataaaaaccaaaaataattaaaggagAAAATCATATATAATTGTTTAAATTCACAAAGGTCATCGAGTGATGAGAATTAATAAATTGTTTACAAGTTCTGTGACCCACATGCTAACTGTTCATATCTCCTCACAAGCTTCAACCTGTTTAAGGTTACTGAaatgtgaggggggaaaaaaaatcccactttttttttctggccagCCAAATCATCCAAATGGACATTCATAAATTTTTGTGCTTTCATAAGACTTTACATCTTCAAAGTACTGAGCACACATTTGCTAATCAATGAATTCCCTTGTCTTGAATCTGAAGTGCCTTAGAGGAATGGGAGGCCAAACCACCACAGTTCAGGCAAACCTGGCTTCAAATACGTCGCCAGCTTGATGCCACAGGGGCTGGCAGCGACCTCGAGAGCAGCAGGTCGGGCGCTGCTCCCTttatggtgcccctgcacagctccctaGGCCAAGCTGCGGCTCAGAGCAGGGCATCTAAAGGTCACCTTCAGCACCCCGCTTGAATCCCGCGCGCTTGGAAGCCGCGGTGCAGAGGGTTCACCTTCCAGGTGCCTTTCCTGCTCTCAGCCGGACCAGTCGAGGCTCCTGGATCAGCCAGCTCCGCGGTGAGCGGAGGCGGCGGGGGCGAGCTGGGCGAGCTCGCTGCCTCGGCTGGGGCCACCCGCGGGAGCCGCCCGCAGCCGCCGCGGTGCGCGGCCCCGCAGCACCGCCGAGCCCcgggcaccgagccccgggCACCGAGCCCCCGGCACCGCCGAGCCCCGGGCACCGCGCCCCGGCACCGCCGAGCCCCGGCACCGCCGAGCCCCGGGCACCGCCGAGCCCCGGCACCGCCGAGCCCCGGGCACCGAGCCCCGGCACCGCCGAGCCCCGGCACCGCCGAGCCCCGGCACCGCCGAGCCCCGGGCACCGCCGAGCCCCGGCACCGCCGAGCCCCGGGCACCGAGCCCCGGCACCGCCGAGCCCCGGGCACCGCCGAGCCCCGGGCACCGCCGAGCCCCGGGCACCGCCGAGCCCCGGCACCGCCGAGCCCcgggcaccgagccccgggCACCGAGTCCCGGCACCGCCGAGCCCCGGCACCGCGCCTCCCCGACGGCTCCGAGGCCGCCTCAGGGCGCTGAACGGCGCCGAAACCTCCAGGCTTTGGCCAGTGAAGCGTGACATGGATACGAGGAGTGATCACCACATGGGAGAAGCAGGACTTTGCTGCCCGAAACTGCTGGAGGGGACGAGCCGAAGGGACACACAGCACAACCCTGCCTCACATAGGGTTTATTCCTCTCTCTCGCGAGCAGCCTCCCCCTCTTCAGTCGCTTCCATCGAGGCCCAGCTCTGTCTCCCACTACCGTGCCCACCATGTTTGAACAGCCCGGGCTCGCCCCCactgaggcaggacaggaggcggccccgccgccaccGCACAcaaagcggccgcccgccgCCACCGGCCTGCTGCGAGCGACGCCCCAGTCCCCGCCTCAACCTGCAGCCTATGAGCAAGGAGGCACCGCCCCGAGCGGCGACGGGATCGGGGTCGTACCCGTGCCCGGCGCCGCGCACCTTCGAGGAGAGCGCCGCGCTTCCGTCCCGTCCCGTGGCCCCGCCGGGGAAGGAGGCAGAGAGCGGTGGGTGCTGCCGCCGGGCAATGCGCGGGGGCGCCGGGAGCGCCGCCGCTGCGCCGCGCGGCCGCAAGGTGTCGCCGTTGGCAGCGGAacgggggcgcggcgggcgcggtgCCGGTGCGGAGCGCTGAGCGCGGGGAGCGCGGGCCGCCCGCACCGGGCCCTGCCGGCAGCGCGGCGGCGTGAGAGCCCCGCTGGCCTGCGGGGCGGCATCGCTGCCGATCGTGTACAGAGCCCTGCGTCGGAGCGACTCCCTCGCCCGGCCACTTTGCTTAGCccttgtttgtttattttcaacTGCCCCGGGGGGTTGCGCGCGAGGTCGCAGCGGCGGGAGGTGGGGAGGAACCGCTCCGGAGGCGACGTTCCCCGGGGCCGGCGTGGTGCGGAGAGGGGCGGCACAGGGGCTGAGGGCGGCCCCGCGACACCCGAACGCCCTCCCGGAGCATAAAGAGCGAACGGGGCTTTTTGGCGCCAAACGCGCGGCCCCGCCCTGCGCGCGTGGACCGGGGGCGGGGCTGGCGCTCCCGCCATTCTCCCGCTGTTTCCCAGTGCTCCCTCCCAAGCgtgtcagggttttttttttgttgtttctttttttttttttttttaacttgccccccccttttttttttttttaatgcctttatCTGGGGGTTAATAATATACAGCCGCTTCAAAGGCAGGCAGTGACAGTCATCTGTCTGCGAGCAGAGGGTGGATGCGGAGGCCGGGGCGGCTgcgggggccggcgggcgggcgcggaAAGTGCTACAGACACcatcagctgctttttttttttttttttttttcctctcccctttcccccgCCACTCCTCCCCCTCGCACACCCACCACCATCACCACGGAGGTAAGAAGAGGAAGCTGCAGGTTCTGGGCTGCAAGACAAAATCCCAGTCAAATAAATCGAATTCCCCATCGCGTTTGAGTTGCCGAACTGGGAAGGATGGGGCGGGAAGGGGAGCGCAGGGGCAGAGCGGAGGCTGAATGGGGTTCTCACTGAGCAGAAGAAAATCCTGGAGGatatttgtgttttggtttggagcTGTCGCATTGAGATCGCCAGTGTTTTGTAGGTGCCTCTTTACTGCTTTGCATTTTAAAGAGTTTAATGTATTTCCCGAGTAGAAAAATGCACAGTCCTGGAGGCGCTcagggggcggggcgggagcgcagCTGAGCCGAGCCGGGCGCGTTTCTCGGCGTTTCATCATAAGGcttttcatggattttttttcaccccTTTTTGGTCTCCGTCTCAGCGTCAGCTGTTGTAAACCCAGCAGAACAATTTCCTTTCGCGTTACCTTAACCGAGCTGAAGGGAGACGCTGACTGGATTTTTTTGGACTtcaaacctttttcttttttttttttttcctttttttttttttttttttttttttaatgtctgatgCAACGGAGCTCTCGGCAAAGGAATGGGGCTGTGGTTGACTGGCCGTGGGTAGTGAGTGGGGGGTCCGGCCGAGGTAAGGGCAGTAGCGCGCACTCGCCGGAGGTGGGGAGCTGGTGTGTTTGCAGGAGGTTCGCGTGCATGCAGTGGCCGAATGTGCGGAGTTGCTGTCCCTGCAACCTCGTTGTTGTAGGAGAAAGCGGGGAAAAACTTCCCGTGCCTTCTTGGCAAATCTGGAGGCTTTGTTGGTGGCGCCGGGGTggttttaatgcatttttatgcGTGAGGTTATTACATAAGGTTGATAATTTCTGTTGCTGCTGGatttcccctcctccccctccccccttgTGTTGTGTGCGGATTTCGCTGGCTCGCTTTGAGTGAATGAACTGGCGATTTGCGAAGTTGCAAAGAGCCCCTCcgccccttttttttttttttttttttttttttttttttttttgcatccttctcctctcccctttGCACTGCTCCGCAGTGACAAAAGGAGTAAACTTCCTCTGCTTTTGCTGGCATATTAAGAAGTCTTTCTGGAGAGATTACGGTATCAAAGCCATGCATCTGTCTGCAGTTACTGTGCTGTTTTGAGCGTTTGAAGCGGTTTGGGGAGAGCAGGCGAGGGCTATGTACACAGGCTGTGCATCCCCGCTGGACTGTGCAGGCTGGGTTTGTGTCCCCACGGAGCGGCGGGGCAGGCTCTGCACGGGGGAGCACTACCTGAGCGCTTTGATTTCAGTCTCTTGAGTCGGGAGGAGAAAGGTGTGTGAGATgcgttttgttttttttttttttttgctcaacTTTCTAAAGGTTCCTTCTTGCTTGCTATTTATAATGggattattaattttttttccttccgtTAAGAAGAAGGGAGTCACGTTCGTCTCTGTTTGTTCGTATTTTtaattgtggttttgttttcttttttttttcttttttattctttttttttttcttttttttgttttagtttcaGGTAGTGGGAGAACCTCTCTTCTTCCCCTTGGTGGAAATACCGATAAAActtgtgtttgaaactattgCTTGACCCAGGGATCAGCAAAAAGAGACCCATAATGCCAGGAATGGTCAGTAAAAACCCAGACCTCGAGTTTGACTCCCTGCAGCCTTGTTTCTACCCGGACGAAGATGACTTTTATTTGTGCGGGCCGGACTCCGCTCCCCCGGGCGAGGACATCTGGAAAAAGTTTGAGCTGCTGCCCACCCCTCCTCTGTCTCccagccgggccgggctccAGGAGCACCCTCCGGGGGAGGGCCCGGTGCCGTGGGGAGCAGCGGCTCTGTGGGGCTGCCGCCCCACCGACCCCGTGGACTGGGCAtcggagctgctcctgctgccgcCCGAGGCCGACCTCTGGGACGGCGTGGACGGAGGGGACTTCTTCGAGACGGGCTCCGGCGTGACGAGCAATCTCAACTCCATCATCATCCAGGACTGCATGTGGAGCGGCTTCTCCGCGCGCGAGAAGCTGGAGCGGGCGGTCAGCGAGAAGCTGCAGAGCAaggcgcccgccgcgccgccgggggCCGCGGGCAGCCCCGCCGGCGGCCGCGCGGAGCTGGGCGGCGCCGTGCCCGAGTGCGTGGACCCGGCCGTGGTCTTCCCCTTCCCCGTCAACAAGCGGGaggcgccggcggcgggcggaggggcagcgcggggcggccgcccgccgcgccccgccggggacagccgggcgagcagcagcagcagcagcacctccgGGGACGACACGCTCAGCGACTCGGGTAAGCGCTCCGGCCCCACGGCGCGGGGTGGGGACGGGGCTGGCGGCCGCGGCCCCCCGCGGGCTGCGcagggggcgggcggggccggggcggccggCAGGCGGCAGcaggcgcggggcggcgggcgcggcccgggcagcccccgcccgcccctGCCCTGTGCCGCTGCGCCGCGCTCGGAGCCTTCGccgggctgcagctccagcccggaGCGGCTGCGCGGTGCTGGGGACCCTCCGGCGCCCTGACAGTCTCCTGCccccggggggctcggggggcggCCACCGCTCGGGTGCAGCTGCCAGCGCCACCCTGGGCACAGATTTATGGGGGATGACCGTGTGCGCGTTCCCTTAGGCGCCGTGcgggcaggctggagctgggctcgTGAACCTTCAGAGCGGCTCTTGTCTTGACGGagcccaaaatgccccaaacaTCCTCTCTGTGTGCGTACGAAGAGAAGTCCATTTGGGCTGAACCGCGATTTGGCGTGTCTGGATGAGCTGGTCCCTATGACCACCGCCACAAACTTGGTGATCCGTCCCGGGTTTCAGAGGCTGCTGTCCCTTTAATGTCTGGTTTGACAGCTTTGGGTGAGGAAGCACTTCCAACAGCTGTCTTCTTGGCAGTGCACCAAGCGCCGGCTTAAAGGGTCCCCGGCTGGAGCAGCTTCACCTTCTGCCTCAGAACAAACCCAGCGATTGTTTCGTTTTCCGGCTGCTTTTCTACCAAGCAGGGGCTGTGTTGTGGCTCTGTGCTTGCCTTTTGTGCCACAACTCGACGATTCCATTCAAACTGCATACATTCTgtctaaaaatacttttctgcCTTTGTGATTGTGTGGGTGGTACCCCCATTGTGACTGAAAATtagatgtgtttaaaaaacccCATCTCATCAAACTTACCAAGCTTTCAGAAATCCCTGTGCTTTGCTAATTTCACGTGTATTACGTACTTTTACAGATCTGTATCTGATTGCAGTGGTGGGTGCATCCTAGTTTTCCCATCAGTTATTTAATTATTGCTTTTACTGGATATATATTTTGTCAGTAAATACTGATACTTGTAATCAAGGTGTTTTCAGGGATAATAAtgcctgttttattttctgtccctTATTACcagaagatgatgaagatgaggaggaagaggatgaagaagaagaaatagaTGTTGTTACAGTGGAGAAAAGACGGTCCTCTACCAACAAGTCTGTTACCACCCTTACTATTACAGTGCGTCCTAAAAATACCACTTTTTCATCAGTCAGGACACAGCAGAATGGACTGATATTAAAGCGTTGTGCCCCAATTCACCAGCAGCATAATTATGCCGCTCCTTCTCCATTTGTGGAGACTGAAGAGTCTCCACCgcagaaaaagttaaaaatcgAGGTGCCCCGTCCAGTAAAACCCACGATCCAACCAAAGCTTAAGAGTTCAAGTCCTCGAAACTCTGATTCAGAGGACAGTGAACGTCGACGCAACCATAATATCCTGGAGCGTCAACGACGTAATGATCTACGGTCAAGTTTCCTCACATTAAGGGACCATGTTCCAGAACTGGTT encodes:
- the MYCN gene encoding N-myc proto-oncogene protein isoform X2 yields the protein MPGMVSKNPDLEFDSLQPCFYPDEDDFYLCGPDSAPPGEDIWKKFELLPTPPLSPSRAGLQEHPPGEGPVPWGAAALWGCRPTDPVDWASELLLLPPEADLWDGVDGGDFFETGSGVTSNLNSIIIQDCMWSGFSAREKLERAVSEKLQSKAPAAPPGAAGSPAGGRAELGGAVPECVDPAVVFPFPVNKREAPAAGGGAARGGRPPRPAGDSRASSSSSSTSGDDTLSDSDDEDEEEEDEEEEIDVVTVEKRRSSTNKSVTTLTITVRPKNTTFSSVRTQQNGLILKRCAPIHQQHNYAAPSPFVETEESPPQKKLKIEVPRPVKPTIQPKLKSSSPRNSDSEDSERRRNHNILERQRRNDLRSSFLTLRDHVPELVQNEKAAKVVILKKATEYVHSLQAEEQKLLLEKEKLQARQEQLLKKIDYKRIC
- the MYCN gene encoding N-myc proto-oncogene protein isoform X1, whose amino-acid sequence is MPGMVSKNPDLEFDSLQPCFYPDEDDFYLCGPDSAPPGEDIWKKFELLPTPPLSPSRAGLQEHPPGEGPVPWGAAALWGCRPTDPVDWASELLLLPPEADLWDGVDGGDFFETGSGVTSNLNSIIIQDCMWSGFSAREKLERAVSEKLQSKAPAAPPGAAGSPAGGRAELGGAVPECVDPAVVFPFPVNKREAPAAGGGAARGGRPPRPAGDSRASSSSSSTSGDDTLSDSEDDEDEEEEDEEEEIDVVTVEKRRSSTNKSVTTLTITVRPKNTTFSSVRTQQNGLILKRCAPIHQQHNYAAPSPFVETEESPPQKKLKIEVPRPVKPTIQPKLKSSSPRNSDSEDSERRRNHNILERQRRNDLRSSFLTLRDHVPELVQNEKAAKVVILKKATEYVHSLQAEEQKLLLEKEKLQARQEQLLKKIDYKRIC